Proteins from a single region of Dyadobacter fanqingshengii:
- a CDS encoding acetylxylan esterase, translated as MRNRFLPIAVLFWLSLLTVVAQPVRRPVEVVVTADRDDWTYKTGDKVQFLVTVTRNGNLIKNASVRYEIGLEKLEPTIKETKTAADGKLTIDGGTLKTPGFLRCIAWVTVDGNEYRGLATAGFDPQKIEPTVTNPQDFDTFWAAAKQELAAVPMDAKMTLLPERCTEKVNVYHLNLQNNRKGVRVYGILSIPKKEGKYPALLRVPGAGVRAYYGDVVTAEKDIITLEIGIHGISVIMDPSVYTDMGQGLLNGYPAYNMDDRDKFYYKRVYLGCVRANDFLTSLPQYDGTNLAVTGGSQGGALSIITAGLDPRVKWLGAFYPALSDVTGYLHGRAGGWPHYFDKTGVKWNNTKEKVATVAYYDVVNFARRVKVPGFYIWGFNDETCPPTSMYAAYNVTTAPKELKLYLDTGHWTYQEEKDIMNNWLIEKLTKK; from the coding sequence ATGAGAAATCGTTTTTTACCAATAGCCGTTTTGTTCTGGCTCTCATTATTAACAGTTGTAGCGCAGCCCGTAAGGCGACCCGTGGAGGTTGTCGTTACTGCGGACCGGGACGACTGGACTTATAAAACCGGCGATAAAGTTCAATTCCTGGTAACGGTAACAAGGAATGGAAATCTGATAAAGAATGCTTCGGTGCGCTACGAAATCGGCCTTGAAAAGCTGGAACCGACCATTAAAGAAACCAAAACAGCTGCCGATGGTAAATTGACAATCGATGGCGGAACGCTTAAAACACCCGGTTTTTTACGATGCATTGCCTGGGTAACCGTGGACGGAAATGAATATCGCGGTCTGGCAACAGCAGGTTTTGATCCGCAGAAAATCGAACCGACGGTGACTAATCCGCAGGATTTCGACACATTCTGGGCAGCAGCCAAGCAGGAACTGGCCGCCGTTCCTATGGACGCTAAAATGACGCTCCTGCCCGAACGTTGCACCGAAAAAGTAAATGTATATCATCTTAATCTCCAAAATAACCGCAAAGGCGTTCGCGTTTACGGCATTCTGAGCATTCCGAAAAAAGAAGGAAAATATCCCGCATTGCTTCGCGTTCCCGGCGCCGGTGTCCGCGCTTATTATGGCGACGTTGTGACTGCCGAAAAGGATATTATCACACTGGAAATAGGAATTCATGGCATTTCCGTCATCATGGACCCATCCGTTTACACCGATATGGGTCAGGGGCTTTTGAATGGTTATCCTGCTTATAACATGGACGACCGTGATAAATTTTACTACAAAAGGGTCTATCTGGGTTGCGTGCGTGCCAACGATTTTCTGACCAGCCTGCCGCAATACGACGGGACAAATCTGGCAGTAACCGGCGGAAGCCAGGGCGGCGCGTTATCGATCATCACAGCCGGACTTGATCCGCGCGTGAAATGGCTCGGCGCGTTTTATCCTGCATTGAGCGACGTTACGGGTTACCTGCACGGACGCGCAGGCGGCTGGCCGCATTACTTTGATAAAACCGGCGTGAAGTGGAACAACACGAAGGAGAAAGTTGCAACGGTGGCTTATTACGATGTTGTGAATTTTGCCAGAAGGGTTAAAGTGCCTGGTTTTTATATTTGGGGATTCAATGATGAAACCTGCCCGCCTACTTCCATGTATGCGGCTTATAATGTGACTACTGCGCCCAAAGAGCTAAAACTGTATCTGGATACCGGCCACTGGACTTACCAGGAAGAAAAAGACATTATGAATAACTGGCTGATCGAAAAATTGACCAAAAAATAG